One genomic window of Sulfuricurvum sp. IAE1 includes the following:
- the glp gene encoding gephyrin-like molybdotransferase Glp yields the protein MAISVEEALEKIYALSHPLESEIEPIENAVHRVLAQEVSAAYPLPAFDNSAMDGYAVRVEDAGKTLTQSCTIFAGDQEEIRMVEDQCIRIMTGARIPQGCEAIVPVEEVQLEEGRVTLPTSIRPSQHIRLRGEDIEKGMVLLESGTLLHAHHIALLASQGITHVRLFRRPRIALFSSGNELKMHYESVGAGQLYNTNTPTFAARARELGCDVIFTGTAQDTLESIREHIRSALRADFIITSGGVSVGDADYTKEAFASLGFESAFESVDIKPGKPTTFGRIGSTLVLNLPGNPLAAALCFELFAQSAILALSGRGDKYLSALAAKMGEDFRVKKGRRALIPGWYDGESFTPSPKFGPGMVLPLSRANAYVMVDAALERLEKGSEVKVIPTRWPFSAFEKNSLITV from the coding sequence ATGGCGATCAGCGTAGAAGAGGCGCTCGAAAAAATTTACGCGCTTTCCCATCCGCTCGAAAGCGAAATCGAGCCGATCGAAAACGCCGTTCACCGGGTTCTGGCACAAGAGGTCAGCGCCGCGTATCCCCTCCCCGCTTTTGACAACTCGGCGATGGACGGCTATGCCGTACGGGTGGAAGATGCGGGGAAAACCCTCACCCAGTCGTGCACCATCTTTGCCGGCGATCAAGAAGAGATCCGCATGGTCGAAGACCAGTGCATCCGGATCATGACGGGTGCGCGCATTCCGCAAGGATGCGAGGCTATCGTTCCCGTCGAGGAGGTTCAACTGGAAGAAGGGCGCGTCACCCTCCCCACTTCGATCCGCCCTTCCCAACACATCCGCCTTCGCGGCGAAGACATCGAAAAAGGGATGGTGCTGCTCGAGTCCGGCACGCTGCTGCACGCTCACCACATCGCGTTACTGGCGTCGCAGGGGATTACGCACGTACGCCTTTTCCGCCGTCCCCGTATTGCCCTTTTCTCTTCGGGCAACGAGCTGAAAATGCATTACGAAAGCGTCGGTGCGGGACAGCTTTACAATACCAACACCCCCACTTTCGCCGCACGGGCACGGGAGCTGGGATGTGACGTTATTTTTACCGGCACCGCCCAGGATACGCTCGAATCGATCCGTGAACACATCCGCAGCGCGCTGCGTGCCGATTTCATCATCACCTCCGGAGGCGTCAGCGTCGGCGATGCCGACTATACCAAAGAGGCGTTCGCCTCACTGGGATTTGAGAGCGCTTTCGAATCAGTCGACATCAAACCCGGAAAACCGACGACGTTCGGACGGATCGGCTCGACGCTGGTCCTCAATCTCCCGGGCAATCCCCTGGCCGCGGCGCTGTGTTTCGAACTCTTCGCCCAGAGTGCCATTCTTGCACTAAGCGGTCGGGGGGACAAATACCTCTCTGCCCTTGCGGCGAAAATGGGAGAAGATTTCCGCGTCAAAAAAGGGCGAAGGGCGCTGATCCCGGGGTGGTACGACGGGGAATCGTTCACCCCGAGCCCGAAGTTCGGTCCCGGAATGGTCCTCCCTCTTTCACGCGCCAACGCCTATGTGATGGTCGATGCCGCACTCGAAAGGCTGGAAAAAGGCTCGGAAGTCAAAGTGATCCCCACACGCTGGCCCTTCAGCGCTTTCGAAAAAAACTCTTTGATTACCGTTTAA
- a CDS encoding RsmE family RNA methyltransferase gives MKFLLHPDAGAPELSVSGDDYKYLIKVRRHKSGDLIAFRSRRALQEEFRYRLERTEGKSALFRLESRREAPCEATRKLHIGWCLVDPKTVEKTLPMLSELGVGTITFIHCRRSQRNFRLDFERFERILESSIIQCGRTSLIELRESRSLGDFLNDHPDAVVMDFGGEPLRGDEGIDTIVIGCEGGFDDSERKLFRNIRSFAVPTVLRSETAAVAAAAALL, from the coding sequence GTGAAATTTTTGCTCCATCCCGACGCGGGTGCGCCGGAGCTGAGCGTCAGCGGGGACGACTACAAATACCTGATCAAAGTCCGCCGTCACAAAAGCGGTGACCTGATCGCGTTTCGCAGCCGCAGGGCATTGCAAGAAGAGTTCCGTTACCGGTTGGAGAGAACGGAGGGAAAAAGCGCGTTGTTCCGTCTTGAAAGCCGAAGAGAAGCTCCGTGCGAGGCAACCCGAAAACTGCACATAGGGTGGTGCCTCGTGGACCCCAAAACGGTGGAAAAAACCCTTCCGATGCTGAGCGAATTGGGCGTCGGGACAATAACGTTCATCCATTGCCGCCGTTCGCAGCGCAATTTCCGCCTTGATTTCGAGCGGTTTGAGCGGATCTTGGAGAGCTCCATTATCCAGTGCGGCCGCACCTCCTTGATCGAATTGCGCGAGAGCCGCAGCCTCGGTGATTTTTTAAACGACCATCCGGATGCCGTTGTCATGGATTTCGGCGGAGAGCCTTTGCGGGGAGACGAGGGGATCGACACCATCGTCATCGGTTGCGAAGGGGGATTCGACGACAGCGAACGAAAACTGTTTCGAAACATCCGTTCATTCGCGGTCCCGACCGTCCTGCGCTCCGAAACGGCGGCGGTGGCCGCTGCCGCGGCGCTGTTGTAA
- the rpmE gene encoding 50S ribosomal protein L31, with product MKKDLHPNVVEATVNCACGNTFKTKSVKESIRVDICNECHPFYTGSERQVDTAGRIDKFKKRYSLN from the coding sequence ATGAAAAAAGATCTTCACCCTAACGTTGTCGAAGCAACGGTAAACTGCGCATGCGGCAACACGTTTAAAACAAAGAGCGTCAAAGAATCGATCCGTGTCGATATCTGCAACGAATGCCACCCGTTCTACACCGGTTCTGAGCGTCAGGTCGACACTGCCGGACGTATCGATAAATTCAAAAAACGCTACTCGCTCAACTAA